Proteins encoded together in one Porites lutea chromosome 2, jaPorLute2.1, whole genome shotgun sequence window:
- the LOC140925905 gene encoding uncharacterized protein, whose amino-acid sequence MPGGGGSGETNATSGTTSGAVGGSGMTSVTLDVSGLEPFNPKGEAHNLSQRWKKWKRAFSLYVTGKGVSNDAQKRALLLHVAGMDVQEIYFTLAGEGGDASFEATLKVLDDHFVPKANIPFERHLFRQISQGIGETVDQFVCRLRQRAATCDFGAGEDDYIRDQLIDKCYSSHLRRKFLEKEGTVTLDELLRVARSQEAVDRQLKQYSTDQADNQVNAVGGRLYGNKNPRKAKTCFSCGQEGHFSQDKKCPARGQTCRKCGETGHFKVKCPRLHQLSRTHSGSRGPESSRGGRGRGGRSAGGLGRGGRGRGGRETNLVTGRPSPGEEDKGDFAASGHSQRPDYAFSVEQVNDRKEQRGALVTLVIGGVDVPDVLIDSGASCNVMGQQTWELLKQKGINCESRKSAKELFAYGGTEPLPTLGTFTADVTLAGFENGSNADFVVVVGDGRTLLGRETAEALNLLRIGPFQTNSVDGGRSDGDVREKYKHLFSGVGLLKGYELKLHIDESVKPVAQHVRRIPFGLREKVDAKLDELLELDIIEEVPEGPSGWISPLVVVPKSDGDVRVCVDMRRANEAIVRERHPIPTVEELLHDLNGSTVFSKIDLKWGFHQILLSEESRHITTFATHRGLYRYKRLMFGVTSAPEKYQQIIRDVLRGCAGVANIADDLIVHGCDVEEHDKRLFAVLDRLSEVGLTVNGDKCEFRLSRLTFFGHELTSDGINPSEEKIAAIRDARSPKDASEVRSFMGLVHYSAKFMPYVASVAKPIQELTRKGIVFHWGKEQQTAFEELKRLITQAETLAYFKVGCRTRIIADASPVGLGAVLTQQQGGMWRVVSYASRSLTDVERRYSQTEKEALALVWACERFNMYVSGQSFELETDHKPLERVYSRTSKPCARIERWVLRLQGYDFKVVYRPGKTNIADALSRGSPRRRLRSVYSRTSEPCARIERWVLRLQGYDFKVVYRPGKTNIADALSRLNSLDQVDHGEDYDFVRAIAISCIPVETEIEEASYFDEELTIVKSCVRSGDWDRCTLPSYAQVKDELCVYGELLLRGTRIVVPKLLRDRVVRLAHEGYQGIVKTKYRLRSKVWWPGMDKEVEKFCKVCHGCQVTSGFNPPEPMSRVLPPSAPSVLPPVT is encoded by the exons ATGCCGGGAGGCGGTGGATCGGGCGAAACTAACGCGACAAGCGGTACTACGAGCGGTGCTGTTGGCGGTTCTGGGATGACTTCTGTTACTTTAGATGTCAGTGGATTGGAACCATTTAATCCAAAAGGAGAGGCGCACAATTTAAGTCAGCGATGGAAGAAGTGGAAGCGAGCGTTCAGTTTGTATGTGACCGGGAAAGGTGTATCGAACGACGCTCAAAAACGTGCTTTGCTGTTGCATGTCGCTGGTATGGATGTgcaagaaatttatttcacactaGCTGGTGAGGGTGGAGATGCAAGTTTTGAAGCAACGTTAAAGGTGTTGGACGACCATTTCGTGCCAAAGGCGAACATTCCCTTTGAGAGACATTTGTTTCGACAAATTTCGCAAGGGATCGGAGAGACAGTTGATCAGTTCGTTTGTAGATTGCGTCAGCGAGCAGCGACTTGTGATTTTGGCGCCGGCGAGGATGACTACATTCGCGATCAGCTCATAGACAAGTGTTATTCGAGCCATTTACGCCGGAAATTTCTGGAAAAGGAAGGAACTGTTACGTTAGATGAATTGTTGCGTGTTGCAAGATCCCAAGAAGCGGTTGATCGACAACTGAAGCAATACAGTACCGACCAAGCAGATAACCAGGTCAATGCAGTGGGTGGCAGGCTGTATGGAAACAAAAATCCCAGGAAAGCAAAGACGTGCTTTAGCTGCGGACAAGAAGGACACTTCAGTCAAGACAAAAAGTGCCCGGCGCGTGGTCAAACTTGCAGGAAGTGCGGCGAAACAGGCCATTTCAAAGTTAAATGCCCTCGACTCCATCAGCTAAGCAGGACCCATTCGGGATCTAGAGGACCTGAGAGTAGCAGAGGCGGACGCGGCAGAGGAGGCAGGAGTGCTGGTGGACTGGGTCGAGGTGGACGCGGACGCGGAGGGCGAGAGACGAACCTCGTGACTGGAAGACCTAGCCCTGGAGAGGAAGACAAAGGAGATTTCGCTGCATCAGGTCATTCGCAAAGACCCGATTATGCCTTTTCAGTGGAACAGGTGAATGATCGCAAGGAACAAAGGGGCGCTTTGGTAACGCTGGTCATTGGTGGTGTAGACGTACCCGATGTTCTCATTGATTCGGGAGCTTCATGTAATGTTATGGGCCAGCAGACCTGGGAGTTGTTAAAGCAAAAGGGGATTAACTGTGAATCTCGCAAATCTGCAAAGGAACTTTTTGCTTATGGTGGTACAGAACCTTTACCGACTCTAGGAACGTTCACGGCAGATGTCACGCTGGCTGGGTTTGAAAACGGAAGTAATGCTGATTTTGTGGTGGTTGTAGGCGATGGTCGCACGCTGTTGGGCCGAGAGACTGCCGAGGCGCTAAACCTGTTGCGTATTGGTCCTTTTCAGACAAACAGTGTTGACGGTGGGCGATCGGACGGGGATGTCAGAGAGAAATACAAGCACTTGTTTAGTGGTGTTGGTCTTTTGAAGGGCTACGAGCTTAAGCTACACATTGATGAGTCGGTGAAGCCTGTAGCGCAGCATGTACGTAGGATACCGTTCGGGTTACGCGAGAAGGTGGATGCAAAGCTGGATGAACTTTTGGAGCTTGACATTATAGAGGAAGTGCCGGAAGGGCCGTCAGGATGGATTTCGCCGTTGGTGGTGGTTCCCAAAAGCGATGGCGACGTAAGAGTCTGTGTTGATATGCGTCGTGCAAATGAAGCAATCGTCCGAGAGCGTCACCCAATTCCAACCGTTGAGGAGCTGTTACACGACTTGAATGGCAGTACGGTGTTCAGCAAGATAGATCTCAAGTGGGGTTTTCACCAGATTTTACTCAGTGAGGAAAGTCGCCACATCACTACCTTTGCCACGCATAGAGGGCTTTATCGTTACAAGCGGTTGATGTTTGGCGTAACGTCGGCGCCGGAGAAATATCAGCAGATCATTAGAGATGTGTTAAGGGGTTGTGCTGGGGTTGCGAACATTGCGGACGATCTCATTGTTCATGGGTGTGACGTGGAGGAACATGACAAGCGTCTTTTTGCGGTGTTAGATAGGCTGAGTGAAGTGGGGTTGACGGTGAACGGAGACAAGTGCGAGTTTAGATTGTCAAGGCTTACGTTCTTTGGTCACGAGCTGACTAGTGACGGCATAAACCCATCCGAAGAGAAGATTGCTGCTATAAGAGATGCTAGATCTCCCAAAGACGCAAGTGAAGTGCGATCGTTTATGGGTCTTGTCCACTATTCCGCTAAGTTCATGCCTTACGTGGCGTCTGTGGCCAAGCCTATTCAAGAGTTAACCAGGAAGGGCATCGTGTTTCACTGGGGTAAAGAGCAACAAACAGCCTTTGAGGAACTGAAGCGTCTAATCACCCAGGCAGAGACACTGGCTTATTTTAAGGTTGGCTGCAGAACGCGAATCATTGCCGATGCATCTCCAGTTGGATTAGGAGCGGTTCTCACCCAGCAGCAGGGGGGAATGTGGAGAGTTGTCTCCTACGCGTCGAGGAGCCTAACTGACGTGGAACGACGCTACAGCCAAACAGAGAAAGAGGCACTTGCCTTGGTTTGGGCGTGTGAACGGTTCAACATGTACGTTTCCGGACAGAGCTTCGAGTTGGAAACAGATCACAAGCCTTTAGAGCGTGTCTACTCGCGCACTTCAAAGCCTTGCGCCCGAATAGAGAGATGGGTCTTAAGACTACAAGGGTACGATTTTAAAGTGGTGTACCGCCCAGGGAAGACAAATATAGCCGACGCGTTGTCCC GGGGTAGTCCCCGTCGACGTTTGCGGAGTGTCTACTCGCGCACTTCAGAGCCTTGCGCCCGAATAGAGAGATGGGTCTTAAGACTACAAGGGTACGATTTTAAAGTGGTGTACCGCCCAGGGAAGACAAATATAGCCGACGCGTTGTCCCGTTTGAACTCCTTGGATCAAGTGGACCATGGAGAAGACTACGACTTTGTCAGAGCCATTGCTATAAGCTGTATACCCGTTGAAACAGAAATTGAAGAAGCTTCCTATTTTGACGAAGAATTGACGATAGTAAAGAGTTGCGTGAGGTCAGGGGACTGGGACCGGTGTACACTTCCCTCGTATGCACAAGTCAAGGACGAATTATGCGTCTATGGTGAGCTATTGCTTCGCGGCACAAGGATTGTGGTTCCCAAGCTCCTGCGCGACAGGGTGGTGCGGCTGGCACACGAAGGGTACCAGGGTATAGTGAAGACGAAGTATCGGCTCCGTAGTAAAGTTTGGTGGCCGGGAATGGACAAGGAAGTTGagaaattttgtaaagtttgtcATGGCTGCCAGGTCACTTCTGGATTTAACCCTCCTGAGCCGATGTCCCGCGTTCTTCCTCCGAGTGCTCCGAGTGTACTACCCCCTGTTACATGA
- the LOC140928100 gene encoding uncharacterized protein, producing the protein MRRLLRDLQEREQNSQRQLTEFQQREENSQRQLTEFQQREETSQRQLREIGQQLTNCRGQVSELQLSLSTAQQTINQLRNQGTRDWVLPRDEIQITEKCLGRGGWGSVNEGTYCGCTVAVKEIHELILSPHNIRLFEREINVASKCRHPHLLQFIGATVDEGSPLFVTELMEKSLRTLLEQRQLSEIEIRTISLDVARALNYLHQKKPEPIIHRDVSSANVLLWRQNDQWRAKVSDYGTANFIQQTMTVAPGAMIYSAPEALTSNQTVKVDVYSFGALLSEMCIRELPDPTRREEQVVLVTNGVFRGLVRRCLQREPGTRPTMQGIIDELKDANVSS; encoded by the exons ATGCGGAGACTGTTAAGAGATCTTCAGGAACGAGAACAAAACTCTCAAAGGCAGCTGACGGAGTTTCAACAACGTGAAGAAAATTCTCAGAGGCAGCTGACGGAGTTTCAACAACGTGAAGAAACTTCTCAGAGGCAACTGAGGGAGATAGGACAACAGTTGACGAATTGCCGAGGACAAGTTTCTGAACTACAGTTAAGTCTTTCAACAGCTCAGCAAACAATAAATCAATTGCGTAACCAGGGAACACGTGACTGGGTTCTTCCCCGCGACgaaattcaaatcacagaaaaaTGCCTTGGGAGGGGAGGATGGGGAAGTGTCAATGAGGGAACGTATTGTGGCTGTACTGTAGCAGTGAAAGAAATCCACGAGTTGATTCTCTCCCCTCATAACATACGTCTTTTTGAGAGAGAAATTAATGTTGCATCCAAGTGTCGCCATCCTCACTTGCTTCAGTTTATCGGCGCCACAGTTGACGAGGGAAGTCCTCTGTTTGTGACCGAGTTGATGGAGAAAAGTTTGCGGACTCTTTTAGAACAGCGGCAACTGTCCGAAATAGAAATACGCACCATTTCTTTGGATGTAGCCCGCGCACTGAACTATCTTcaccagaagaaaccagaaccCATCATTCACCGGGATGTGAGCAGTGCTAATGTGTTGCTATGGCGACAGAATGACCAATGGAGGGCCAAAGTGTCAGATTATGGCACTGCTAATTTTATACAGCAGACCATGACAGTGGCTCCTGGAGCTATGATTTATAGCGCACCTGAAGCACTTACATCAAACCAAACGGTCAAG GTTGATGTCTACAGCTTTGGTGCTCTTCTCTCTGAAATGTGCATCCGGGAACTGCCAGATCCTACAAGGAGAGAAGAACAAGTGGTGCTTGTAACGAACGGTGTGTTTCGCGGCCTGGTACGGCGGTGCCTGCAGAGAGAGCCTGGGACGAGACCAACCATGCAGGGAATAATCGATGAACTGAAAGATGCCAATGTATCATCTTAA